In Candidatus Eisenbacteria bacterium, one genomic interval encodes:
- the mazG gene encoding nucleoside triphosphate pyrophosphohydrolase, whose product MSQAKPTYPKASGRDDFAAAQADLLDLVRHLSGPDGCPWDREQTLRTLSPYAVEEANEIADAIAAGDRPAVAEELGDLLFLVVFLAVRLEQEGGPAPAAIARGNIAKMIARHPHVFGERKDLDAQGVLRQWEEGKKQEAGHESLLGKSPTGLPALLRAYRVQEKAAAVGFDWADVGGVLAKLREEVAEVEEAIQEGQDRKVAEEIGDLLFAVVNLARFVKTDPEAHLRAATEKFRNRFDRVTAMLKAEGRAPESAGLPELDRLWEAVKREEKKS is encoded by the coding sequence ATGAGCCAGGCTAAACCTACGTATCCAAAGGCTTCAGGCCGTGACGACTTCGCGGCGGCCCAGGCCGACCTACTCGACCTGGTCCGGCACTTGTCGGGGCCGGACGGATGTCCCTGGGACCGCGAGCAGACGCTCCGCACCCTCTCCCCCTACGCCGTCGAGGAGGCCAACGAGATCGCCGACGCCATCGCGGCGGGCGACCGGCCGGCGGTCGCGGAGGAGCTAGGCGACTTGTTGTTTTTGGTGGTGTTCTTGGCTGTTCGATTGGAACAGGAGGGCGGGCCCGCCCCGGCAGCGATTGCACGGGGCAACATCGCGAAGATGATCGCGCGCCACCCGCACGTCTTCGGCGAGCGGAAGGACCTCGACGCGCAGGGAGTGCTCCGCCAGTGGGAAGAGGGAAAAAAGCAGGAGGCGGGGCACGAATCGCTGCTGGGGAAGAGCCCGACGGGCCTCCCCGCGCTTTTGAGGGCCTACCGCGTCCAGGAGAAGGCGGCGGCGGTCGGATTCGACTGGGCCGATGTCGGCGGCGTTCTCGCCAAGCTCCGTGAGGAGGTGGCCGAGGTCGAGGAAGCGATCCAGGAAGGGCAGGATCGCAAGGTTGCCGAGGAGATCGGCGATCTGTTATTCGCGGTCGTGAACCTCGCCCGATTCGTGAAGACCGATCCCGAGGCTCACCTTCGCGCCGCCACGGAGAAGTTTCGGAACCGGTTCGACCGGGTCACGGCGATGTTGAAGGCGGAAGGACGGGCGCCTGAGTCGGCCGGCCTTCCCGAGCTGGATCGGTTGTGGGAGGCGGTGAAGCGGGAGGAGAAGAAGTCGTGA